A window from Methylocystis sp. MJC1 encodes these proteins:
- a CDS encoding TonB-dependent receptor produces MSRLVLTRGVSAGAIALALFGYAQAQTPLPAISVGAAARGAAAAPRSNTVVAQPDKLQDATIIGPREIAKELPAAADTVQLLQNAPGVNWYEAGGVSRLPVIHGMADDRLKILVGGVEATSACANHMNPPLSYIDPNNVQNIDVLSGVMPVSKGGDSIGGSILVTPRQPVFAPNPAAAPAVVEPTGPFLLGSPYPPFLPFRGQGLRFGAQNEILATGAISAFFRTNNNGITVSGTANVANEHWSVLYNGAWSRATDYHQGGDGRKVLSTNFISEQHSVTAAYQNNGHLFSLRGAIENIPYQGFPNQRMDMTGNRAYTADAKYQGAYDWGTVDARAFYHYVSHTMGFLQDKQPANMPMNTIGKDFGYSIKTEIPFTQLSGRDLLRIGSEYHGFRLNDWWEPIYRSMMMGPLTFWNINNGDRNRVGHFAEWEANWTPQWSTLLGVRNDVVWMDTGNVSPYDPRARIPMGMMMGMPMYMNNPDAITAGIFNSRNRSRTDVNFDMVAKARYQRDETSAYEVGYSRKTRSPSLYERYAWPVAMGTTMNNWFGDLNGYTGNMDLKPEVAHTFGVTAEWKDPKGNWEARANPYYTYIENFITAERYGNTTGPAGLVFPVLQFRNHKAQIYGFDISGRVKLWETPEYGQFFASGNINYVFGRDFDMPDYTACGLSGFNCYMLAKNVRKGDGLYHIMPLNARGAIEHRLGGWSNVVELQLVDSKTHISVARNELKTGGYALLNLRTAYEWGNVRFDLGLENVFDQKYFSPLGGSYFTLAKVTNNPANYGPVPGMGRNFVAGMTVKF; encoded by the coding sequence ATGTCACGTCTTGTCTTGACGCGCGGCGTATCTGCTGGCGCGATCGCTCTCGCCTTGTTTGGCTACGCCCAAGCGCAAACGCCCCTGCCGGCAATCTCAGTGGGCGCCGCAGCCCGCGGCGCTGCAGCCGCGCCGCGATCGAACACAGTCGTCGCCCAGCCCGACAAGCTGCAAGACGCGACCATCATCGGACCGCGCGAGATCGCCAAAGAGCTGCCGGCGGCCGCCGACACAGTGCAGCTTCTCCAAAATGCGCCGGGCGTGAATTGGTACGAGGCGGGCGGCGTCTCCCGGCTGCCGGTCATTCACGGCATGGCGGACGATCGGCTGAAGATCCTCGTCGGGGGCGTCGAGGCGACCTCGGCCTGCGCCAACCATATGAATCCGCCACTCTCCTATATCGATCCGAACAATGTGCAGAACATCGACGTGCTCTCCGGCGTCATGCCGGTGAGCAAGGGCGGCGATTCGATCGGCGGCTCCATTCTCGTGACGCCGCGGCAGCCCGTCTTCGCGCCAAACCCCGCCGCCGCCCCGGCGGTCGTGGAGCCCACGGGACCGTTCCTGCTCGGCTCGCCCTATCCGCCCTTCTTGCCTTTCCGCGGCCAGGGCCTGCGCTTCGGCGCCCAAAACGAAATCCTCGCCACGGGCGCCATCTCGGCGTTTTTCCGCACAAACAACAACGGCATCACCGTCTCGGGCACGGCGAATGTCGCCAACGAGCATTGGAGCGTGCTCTACAACGGCGCGTGGTCGCGCGCGACGGATTATCATCAGGGCGGCGACGGCAGGAAGGTGCTGTCGACCAACTTCATCTCGGAGCAGCATTCGGTCACCGCGGCCTATCAGAACAACGGGCACCTGTTCTCGCTGCGCGGCGCCATAGAGAATATTCCCTATCAGGGCTTCCCCAATCAGCGCATGGATATGACCGGCAACCGCGCCTATACGGCGGACGCCAAATATCAGGGCGCTTATGACTGGGGCACAGTCGACGCGCGCGCCTTCTATCACTATGTCTCGCATACGATGGGCTTCCTGCAGGACAAGCAGCCCGCCAACATGCCGATGAACACGATCGGCAAGGACTTCGGCTATTCGATCAAGACGGAAATCCCCTTCACGCAGCTTTCCGGCCGCGACCTTCTGAGGATCGGCAGCGAATATCACGGCTTCCGGCTGAACGATTGGTGGGAGCCCATCTACCGCTCGATGATGATGGGCCCCCTCACCTTCTGGAACATCAACAACGGCGATCGCAACCGCGTCGGTCATTTTGCGGAATGGGAAGCCAATTGGACGCCGCAATGGTCGACCCTGCTCGGCGTGCGAAACGACGTCGTGTGGATGGATACGGGCAATGTCTCGCCCTACGACCCGCGCGCGAGAATTCCCATGGGCATGATGATGGGCATGCCCATGTATATGAATAACCCCGACGCCATCACGGCCGGCATTTTCAACAGCCGCAACCGTTCGCGCACAGACGTGAACTTCGACATGGTGGCGAAGGCCCGCTATCAGCGCGACGAAACGAGCGCCTATGAGGTGGGCTATTCGCGCAAGACCCGCTCGCCCAGCCTCTACGAACGTTACGCCTGGCCGGTGGCGATGGGGACCACCATGAACAATTGGTTCGGCGACCTCAACGGCTACACCGGCAATATGGACCTCAAGCCCGAGGTCGCCCATACGTTCGGCGTCACCGCCGAATGGAAGGATCCGAAAGGCAATTGGGAAGCGCGCGCTAATCCCTATTACACCTACATCGAAAACTTCATCACCGCCGAGCGCTACGGCAACACGACCGGCCCTGCGGGACTGGTCTTCCCCGTCCTGCAATTCCGCAATCACAAGGCCCAGATTTACGGATTCGACATTTCGGGCCGCGTGAAATTGTGGGAGACGCCAGAATATGGGCAGTTCTTCGCGTCCGGAAATATCAACTACGTCTTCGGCCGCGACTTCGACATGCCCGATTACACGGCCTGCGGTCTCTCGGGCTTCAATTGCTATATGCTGGCGAAGAATGTGCGCAAGGGCGACGGCCTCTATCACATCATGCCGCTGAATGCGCGCGGCGCCATCGAGCATCGCCTCGGCGGCTGGTCGAATGTGGTGGAGCTGCAACTCGTCGACAGCAAGACGCATATCTCCGTTGCGCGCAACGAGCTCAAGACCGGCGGCTATGCCCTGCTCAATCTACGCACGGCCTATGAGTGGGGAAATGTGCGTTTCGACCTGGGGTTAGAGAATGTCTTCGACCAGAAGTATTTCTCGCCACTCGGCGGAAGCTATTTCACCTTGGCCAAGGTCACGAATAATCCGGCCAATTACGGACCCGTGCCGGGGATGGGCCGTAATTTCGTGGCTGGGATGACGGTGAAGTTCTGA
- a CDS encoding Hsp20 family protein: protein MRHFDLSPLYRQTVGFDRLFNLLDQAGGVDGASTYPPYNIERTGENAYRVTLALAGFSREELTIETKENTLSIKGSKDQSPPPQGREMLHQGIAARAFERRFQLADHVVVTGASLVNGLLHVDLVREIPETQKPRRIEIGGSAPTAKVVESKAA from the coding sequence ATGCGTCACTTCGATCTTTCGCCCCTCTATCGTCAGACTGTGGGCTTCGATCGTCTCTTCAATCTTCTCGATCAGGCGGGCGGCGTCGACGGCGCGTCGACCTATCCGCCTTATAATATCGAGCGCACCGGCGAGAACGCTTATCGCGTAACGCTGGCGCTCGCCGGCTTCTCGCGGGAGGAGCTCACGATCGAGACAAAAGAAAATACGCTGTCGATCAAAGGCTCCAAGGATCAGTCTCCGCCCCCCCAGGGTCGTGAGATGTTGCATCAAGGGATCGCCGCCCGCGCATTCGAGCGCCGGTTCCAGCTCGCCGATCACGTGGTCGTGACGGGCGCGAGCCTGGTCAACGGCCTGCTGCATGTCGATCTGGTGCGGGAAATCCCCGAGACGCAGAAGCCGCGTCGCATCGAGATCGGCGGCAGCGCTCCGACCGCCAAGGTTGTCGAATCCAAGGCTGCGTAA